The following are encoded in a window of Carya illinoinensis cultivar Pawnee chromosome 15, C.illinoinensisPawnee_v1, whole genome shotgun sequence genomic DNA:
- the LOC122295695 gene encoding 17.9 kDa class II heat shock protein-like produces MDFRIMGVDSPLFSTLQQMMDLADDTDKSSFNAPTRTYMRDAKAMAATPADVKEYPSSYVFIIDMPGLNSGDIKVQVEDDNLLVISGERKREEEKEGAKYVRMERRVGKFMRKFVLPENANTDAISAVCHDGVLTVTVEKLPPPEPKKPKKIEVKLA; encoded by the coding sequence ATGGATTTCAGAATCATGGGTGTGGATTCTCCACTGTTCTCCACCCTGCAGCAGATGATGGACCTGGCCGATGACACCGACAAGTCGTCCTTCAACGCTCCTACACGCACCTACATGCGCGACGCCAAGGCCATGGCTGCCACTCCCGCCGATGTCAAGGAGTACCCAAGCTCCTACGTCTTCATCATCGACATGCCCGGGCTCAATTCCGGGGATATCAAGGTCCAGGTAGAGGACGACAATCTGCTCGTGATAAGCGGCGAGAGAAAACGGGAGGAGGAGAAAGAGGGAGCCAAGTATGTGAGGATGGAGAGGAGGGTGGGCAAGTTCATGAGGAAGTTTGTGCTGCCTGAGAATGCCAACACAGATGCTATCTCTGCTGTTTGCCATGATGGCGTGTTGACTGTGACTGTGGAGAAACTTCCGCCTCCAGAGCCCAAGAAGCCAAAGAAAATTGAGGTTAAGCTTGCGTAG